The proteins below are encoded in one region of Penicillium psychrofluorescens genome assembly, chromosome: 4:
- a CDS encoding uncharacterized protein (ID:PFLUO_006200-T1.cds;~source:funannotate), translated as MQSMQRQFGRMTTKRSADDSQVAVLLKDIKDADQLLTQIIDSTKAWRDAWTSIATYQSRLADEFDGLYAPIVGSSTAPTAHRPVDTDPMLLNRTNKLRRDFDDLRTELSQELMDVEARMTNPAEQAKHFLSPIWKTIKKREERKLDFERYQNKVDGYMKKTKRTDRDNMSLAKAETELIQGKANYQAADEDLIRRLPKLIALTFSLIPIILNAQIEIQNRLLAQYYTALHAYCEGVGFPSPPPPMDQIIMDWEDAHFPTRNRFESFDCLAQGKSIGQPSAGQPEEKSGRFNILGKSRSNGNIPQIPFTKKSSAPPPSFQGSMSPSLSEDLPPSLPNNKPAPQRYPSPSPPASLMTRPSTLSINSSAATSPPASDYQPATPQPGVIQYAPAGPKMDYFSRERNNAPSPAQTDYASAIAKKKKPPPPPRGLSQKFVRALYDFDGQGPGDLAFRENDRIRIVQRTNSTDDWWEGELAGAKGSFPANYVEII; from the exons ATGCAGAGCATGCAGCGCCAGTTTGGTCGGATGACCACCAAGCGCTCGGCTGACGATAGTCAGGTCGCCGTGCTGCTGAAAGACATCAAGGACGCGGATCAGCTCTTGACCCAA ATCATCGACTCCACCAAAGCCTGGCGCGATGCCTGGACCTCTATCGCGACATACCAAAGCCGCTTGGCCGATGAATTCGACGGCCTGTACGCTCCCATTGTCGGGTCCTCGACCGCGCCCACCGCCCATCGACCCGTCGACACCGATCCCATGTTGCTGAACCGGACAAACAAGCTGCGGCGAGATTTTGACGACCTGCGGACCGAGTTGTCGCAGGAACTTATGGACGTCGAGGCCCGCATGACGAACCCCGCTGAACAGGCCAAACACTTCCTGTCGCCAATATGGAAGACAATCAAAAAGCGTGAAGAGCGAAAG CTGGACTTCGAGCGCTACCAAAACAAGGTCGATGGCTACATGAAAAAGACCAAGCGCACCGATCGCGACAATATGTcgctggccaaggccgagacAGAGCTGATCCAAGGCAAAGCA AACTACCAAGCTGCAGACGAAGACCTCATCCGGCGCCTGCCAAAGCTGATCGCGCTCACGTTCTCACTCATTCCTATCATCTTGAATGCGCAGATAGAGATCCAGAATCGTTTGCTGGCTCAGTACTACACGGCCCTGCATGCCTACTGCGAGGGAGTAGGGTTcccatcgccgccaccgccaaTGGACCAAATCATCATGGACTGGGAGGACGCCCACTTCCCCACCCGAAACCGCTTCGAGAGCTTTGACTGTCTGGCCCAGGGCAAATCCATCGGACAGCCATCAGCCGGCCAGCCCGAAGAGAAATCCGGCCGGTTCAACATCCTCGGCAAGAGTCGCTCCAACGGCAACATTCCCCAAATCCCCTTCACCAAGAAGTCCTCCGCCCCGCCCCCGTCCTTCCAAGGCAGCATGTCCCCATCCCTATCTGAGGACTTGCCGCCCTCCCTGCCAAACAACAAGCCCGCACCGCAAAGATACCCATCCCCTTCACCTCCCGCTTCACTCATGACGCGCCCCAGCACCCTCTCCATCAAcagctccgccgccacctccccACCAGCATCAGACTACCAGCCGGCAACCCCCCAGCCGGGCGTCATCCAGTACGCCCCCGCGGGCCCGAAAATGGACTACTTCAGCCGCGAGCGCAACAACGCGCCGTCGCCCGCCCAGACAGATTATGCGAGCGCCATCGCtaaaaagaagaagcccccaccaccgcctcgcGGGCTGTCGCAGAAATTCGTGCGCGCCCTGTACGACTTCGACGGCCAGGGTCCCGGAGACCTTGCGTTCCGTGAAAACGACCGCATTCGGATCGTGCAGCGTACCAACAGCACGGATGACTGGTGGGAGGGCGAGTTGGCGGGTGCGAAGGGGTCCTTTCCTGCAAATTACGTGGAGATTATTTAA
- a CDS encoding uncharacterized protein (ID:PFLUO_006201-T1.cds;~source:funannotate), protein MPPPSPAGHGPGPSSQVTADVVKFRCLFTHDLRRKSKRWQDGYLRFHTFNRRIMVFDEQGNFIGDHHWRSGEQVQDGDEMELDKGALIQVGECMGTVQTDLSSLLEKRKPSQGSPQSETQPRPSPLSSRSQATQSRSLNDMLGIKRTPIAHLVSPYEERHQPTPVENVRPLQPPPKRQKTSALDSNAQRAVVDLTQPKKDSKSMRSVPSVTSTREKPRPVADSQSARSSLSKDTPRIAPLTKPGSNVDNICPPASKPTASRPAPTFPSRDSPKDAPPSSAQLPERPQLSRNSLLEKSHSFAGTSSDTPMNTLRMAVEKPRRKLMYQALLPGEKSQKSSSEPSMPPPKKPSSRPASTSVETQSNSRQSKR, encoded by the exons ATGCCGCCCCCTTCCCCTGCGGGTCACGGCCCCGGACCCTCATCCCAGGTCACGGCAGACGTCGTCAAGTTTCGCTGTCTGTTCACCCATGATCTGCGTCGCAAATCCAAACGCTGGCAAGATGGCTATCTCCGCTTCCATACCTTCAACAGGCGAATCATGGTCTTCGACGAGCAGGGTAACTTCATCGGCGATCACCACTGGCGATCGGGCGAGCAAGTTCAGGATGGTGATGAAATGGAGCTGGATAAGGGCGCGCTGATCCAGGTCGGCGAGTGCATGGGCACCGTGCAGACAGACTTGTCGAGTCTGttggagaaaaggaaaccCAGTCAGGGATCGCCACAGTCTGAAACACAGCCTCGTCCGTCGCCCTTGTCTTCTCGGTCACAGGCCACGCAATCACGCTCACTCAATGATATGCTGGGCATCAAGAGGACCCCGATTGCGCACCTGGTATCGCCGTATGAGGAACGGCACCAACCCACTCCGGTTGAAAATGTCCGTCCTTTACAACCACCGCCCAAGCGACAGAAGACTTCTGCACTGGACTCCAATGCCCAACGCGCGGTGGTCGACTTGACACAACCGAAGAAGGACTCGAAGTCCATGAGGAGCGTGCCAAGCGTCACGTCAACTCGAGAGAAGCCAAGGCCTGTCGCAGATAGCCAGAGTGCACGTTCTAGTTTATCCAAGGACACACCGAGAATAGCGCCGCTCACCAAGCCCGGCTCCAACGTGGATAACATTTGCCCGCCAGCGTCGAAACCGACTGCAAGCCGTCCGGCTCCAACATTTCCTTCTCGGGATTCACCCAAAGATGCGCCGCCATCATCAGCTCAACTGCCTGAAAGACCCCAATTATCCAGGAATAGCCTGCTGGAAAAATCACACTCGTTTGCAGGGACCTCTTCAGATACCCCAATGAACACCCTGCGCATGGCCGTCGAGAAGCCGCGCAGGAAATTGATGTACCAAGCACTCCTACCGGGCGAGAAATCCCAAAAGTCGTCGAGCGAACCGTCCATGCCTCCGCCTAAAAAGCCAAGCAGTCGGCCGGCTTCGACTTCTGTAGAGACGCAGTCA AACAGCCGTCAGTCTAAACGTTGA